The sequence below is a genomic window from Methylocystis sp. IM3.
GTCTCCGGCGACTACGACATCATCATCGATCCGACCAATCTCTGGCTCACCATCCACGAAACGGTTGGCCATTCGACCGAGCTCGACCGCGTGCTCGGCTGGGAGGCGAATTTCGCCGGCACGAGCTTCGTGAAGCCCCATATGCGTGGGGATCTGCGCTTCGGCTCGGAGCTGATGACCATCGTCGCCGACCGTTCGCAGCCGGGCGCGCTCTCGACGATCGGCTTCGACGACGACGGCGCCCCGGCCTCCTCGGCCGAATTCAACATCATCGAAAAGGGCGTGCTGAAGAACTTCCAGATGGCGCTGGGCCAGGCGCATTACATCGGCCTGTCGGCGTCGAACGGCTGCGCCTACGCCGATAGCCCCACGGCCTTCCCCATACAGCGGATGCCGAACATCTCGCTCGCGCCCAACCCCGAAAAATGCACGCTCGACGACCTCCTCTCGGGGGTCGAAAAGGGGATTTACGTCGTCGGCGCCGGAAGCTGGAGCATCGACCAGCAGCGCGACAATTTCCAGTTCGGCGGGCAGCTCTTCTACGAGATCAAGGACGGCAGGCTCGGCGAATTGCTGCGCGACGGCGCCTATCAGGGCCGCACGATTCCCTTCTGGAACGCGCTCGACGGGCTCGGCGACGCCTCGACCTATCACCTCGACGGCACCTTCACCTGCGGCAAGGCGGAGCCGGTGCAGGTCGCGCCGGTCTCCCACGGCAGCCCGCCCGCGCGCTTCCGCAATGTCCGCGTGCTGAACACGACTGGCGACGAATAATCGCATGTTTCTCACCTCAGACGACGCGAAGACAATCGCCGGGAAAATCATCGCGCGCTCCAACGCCGACGCCTGCGTCGTGAAGATCGACGGCGGCGAGGATTACAGCCTGCGTTTCGCGCGCGGCGGCGCTACCACCAATCTCGCCATTTCCGAGACGAGCCTGCGCATTTCCTCCCATATCGGCGGGCGCGTCGGCTCGGTGACGACGACGCGCCTCGACGAGGCCGCGCTCGACGCCGCTCGCGTCCGCTCGGAGGAGATCGCCCGCATGTTGCCGGTCGATCCCGACTATGTCGCGCCATTGGGGCCGCAGGACTATGAAACCTCGGCGCGCTACGACGACAACGCGGCCGCGCTGCGGCTCGATACGCTCGCGGCCCAGGCGGCGCGGGTGATCGAGGAAGGCGCGCGCGTCGGCGTCGATACGTTCGGCTGCGCGTCGAGCGCGCGGCGCTTCGAGGCGCTGGCGACGAGCGCCGGCCTCTTCGCCTATGACCGGCGCAGCGAGATCGACCTTTCGGCCACGGCGCGCAACAAATCCGACAGATGGTCCGGCTGGGCGGGCGCGCATCAGTTCTTCGCCGGGCGCCTCGACGCGGAGAGCATCGCGCGCCGCGCCTGCGAGAAGGCCGCGCATGACGCCGAGCCCGTCGATCTCGAGCCCGGCGATTACACCGTGATCCTCGAGCCGGTCGCCGTCGCCGAACTCGCCTTCTGGGCCTTGAGTGCGATGGATGCGCGGGCGGCGGACGAAGGCCGCAGCTTCTACGCGCGCCCCGGCGGCGGCGCGCTGATCGGCGAGACGCTCTTCGACGAGAAACTCACGATCCGCATCGACCCCGCCGATCCGCTCGCGCCGGAAGGCGGCGTCGGCTACGAGGGCGTGCCGCATCGCGCCCGCGCCTTCATCGACAGGGGCGTCGTCTCTTCGCTTTATCGCTCGCGCGCCTGGGCGCAGAAGACCGGCGCCGAGGCCATTCCTTTCGCGCGCAATTTCATCATGGAGGGCGGCGACGCCACGCTCGACGACATGGTCCGCTCGGTGAAGCGCGGCGTGCTGGTGACGCGCATCTGGTACGAGAACATGGTCGAGCCCAAGGGCCTGCTGCTCACCGGCCTCACCCGAGACGGCAACTTCCTGATCGAGAACGGCCGCGTGACCGCGCCCGTGCGCAACATGCGCTTCAATCAGCGGCTCGGCGATCTCTTCGCCAATATCGTCGCGCTCGGGCCGACGGAACGGACATGGCGCGCGGCCGGCGGCGGCGGCGCGGCGGCGGCCCCGCCGATGCTCGTCGAGAAGTTCCATTTCTCATCGAAATCCAGCGGCGTGTAAGTCATCCCGCCGCCGCGAGGTCAAACGGAGCGCGCCCCTTCATGTTTCTTCGTTTTCTCGCGGCATGCGTCGCGCTCCTTGTCGCGCTTCCGGCGCTCGCGCTCGACAAGGTGACCTTCGCCACCAACTGGCGCGCGCAGGCCGAGCATGG
It includes:
- a CDS encoding TldD/PmbA family protein; amino-acid sequence: MFLTSDDAKTIAGKIIARSNADACVVKIDGGEDYSLRFARGGATTNLAISETSLRISSHIGGRVGSVTTTRLDEAALDAARVRSEEIARMLPVDPDYVAPLGPQDYETSARYDDNAAALRLDTLAAQAARVIEEGARVGVDTFGCASSARRFEALATSAGLFAYDRRSEIDLSATARNKSDRWSGWAGAHQFFAGRLDAESIARRACEKAAHDAEPVDLEPGDYTVILEPVAVAELAFWALSAMDARAADEGRSFYARPGGGALIGETLFDEKLTIRIDPADPLAPEGGVGYEGVPHRARAFIDRGVVSSLYRSRAWAQKTGAEAIPFARNFIMEGGDATLDDMVRSVKRGVLVTRIWYENMVEPKGLLLTGLTRDGNFLIENGRVTAPVRNMRFNQRLGDLFANIVALGPTERTWRAAGGGGAAAAPPMLVEKFHFSSKSSGV
- a CDS encoding TldD/PmbA family protein: MAPTFAPLRDAPERADATNASRFALDRTALDRLADLALDGARRGGAAYADIRLGETLREYAQAKDDRLEHFDERSTRGFGLRVLLDGSWGFYGARRLDEASIREGVARALENARAVRPIQGAPIALERLPAHEAEWAMPMGVDPFSVSTSEKSDLLLAICASARDNGADFCSASLSLAREERLFANSFGARIRQTRTRVHPTFTATAVDRAAGRMASRDSLVPARGAGWEYVTDAGLVAEAAEAGAQARAKLTAKPVVSGDYDIIIDPTNLWLTIHETVGHSTELDRVLGWEANFAGTSFVKPHMRGDLRFGSELMTIVADRSQPGALSTIGFDDDGAPASSAEFNIIEKGVLKNFQMALGQAHYIGLSASNGCAYADSPTAFPIQRMPNISLAPNPEKCTLDDLLSGVEKGIYVVGAGSWSIDQQRDNFQFGGQLFYEIKDGRLGELLRDGAYQGRTIPFWNALDGLGDASTYHLDGTFTCGKAEPVQVAPVSHGSPPARFRNVRVLNTTGDE